The Pseudomonas sp. S06B 330 genome contains the following window.
GCAGTCAGTCCGAATTGTTGGCGCTGTTCATCCAAGCGATCAAGGGAGAATCGTCCAGGTTGCTGATGCTCAGTTGAGCACTACGGCCCACACCGGTTATCGATGAACAGCGCCAATTGGGCAAGGATACTGAACCTGTGCACGCCTGAGAGGCCTGCACGGTTCCGCTGTTCAAGGGGCGGGGGTATCCCGCGAGTAAAGCGTTTTCAGCACATACCCCAGTGACGCTGCCAGGGTTTGGCCATGGCTCAGTCCATCGAAACTGTGATATTTCAGCGTCAAACCAGGTAGCCCTTGCAGATCCGTCACCAACTGTCGCGCCAGGCGATCCGCGTGCGGGTCAGCCGGCCCACGCGGAGATGTCGGCTCGGCGCTGCCGCGCATCAGCAACAGCTGAGCCTGCTGTCCGTGCAGGCGTTGTTCAAGGCCCCTGGTTTGCGCGAGGATCGCTTGCTCACCCCACCACAACGACGGGCTGGCCGCCGCATAGTGACGGAACTCTCCCGGTTGCTTGAACAACGCCTGCAGTACCAACAGGCCACCGTAGGAGTGCCCCCATAGCGTTTGCTCGCGGGTATTGATCGGCACCTGTGCGGCCACGGCCGGGCGAATGCGTTGGCGCAAGAGGTCGAGAAACGCGTCGGCACCGCCGCTGGGTTGTCCCGTCAGTGGGTCTTGCTGGGTCGCCACGCCTGCAACACGTGGGGTGTAATCGAAGGTGCGGGCGTTGCGCTCGATGCGCAGCGGTGTCTGGTAACCGATGGCCACCAGCAGCGGCGCACGGCTTGGCTCCAGCCGCTTGAGCTGCTCGGCATCCAGCGCACCGATCGCAGCGTTGCCATCGAGCATCCACAGCACCGGGTAGCCGTCCTTCGGGGCAGGGTGGCGCGGTTGGCCGATCCAAAGCTGGTAATGGCGCTGGCCGTCGGCCGAGTCCAGTTGCAGACTGCTGAAGCGGTAGGACAGATCCTGGCGTTGTAGCAGTTGGCTGTCCATCGGCTGGTCCGGCGCCGGCTGCGCCTGGGGCGCAAGCCCAGGCAACAGCATCGCGAAGGCCCAGGCCAGGGGCCGGGTAAAAGGTCTCATCAGGCGATCTCGTTATAGGTTCAGAACGATGCGGTCAGGCTGGTGTACAGGGTGCGCCCGGGTTCGTTATAGGTCGCTGCGCCAGCGCCTGCGATGTTGTTCACGCCTTGGGCGTTGCCTTCGCGGTACAGGCGTTTGTCGAACAGGTTGTCGACCCCGGCGGTCAGGCTCAGGTTGCGGGTAATGGCATAGGTGCCACTGACGCCGGCAATGGCGTAGGGCGACAGTTGGTTGTTGGCGCTGCCCGTCACGCGGTCGCCGTGGTAGTCGTATTTTTTCGGCGTCTGCTTGCCGTACCAGGCGACGCTCGCCTGCAGTGACAGGTCTTCGCTGGCCTGCCAATCGAGCATTGAATTGAGGGTGAAGCGCGGGGTCACCGAGAGATAATCGCCGGTCTCCTTGTTTTTCGATTGCAGCATGTAGGTGAAGTTGTTGTTCCAGGTCAGTTGCGTGGCCAGTGGAATGGTCAAGGTGCCTTCCAGGCCTTCGACCAGTGCCTTGGGCACGTTCTCCCACTGGTACACCGCTGCGTTGGCATTGCTGCCGCTGCCACCTGAGGCTTGGTCTACGGGTGCCAGGCCGGACTCGACCTTGTTCTTGTAGTCGTTGCGAAAGTACGTCAGGCCAGCCACCCAGCCATTGGCCTTGTACTCCAGCCCCAGTTCCTTGTTGATGCTGGTCTCGGCCTTGAGGTTCTCGTTGCCCTGCAGGTAGCAACTGGTGGTTTGTCCATAGCAGCCCTGGCCACGGCTGTAGAGCAGGTAGTCAGGGTTCAATTGGTACAGGTTCGGTGCCTTGTAGGCCCGGGCGATACCCGCCTTGAGGGTCAGGGTCTGGCTCAGGGCATGGGACAGGTTGAGCGAGGGGCTCCAGTTGTCGCCGACGATGCTGTGGTGGTCGAAGCGCAGGCCTGGGGTGAGCATGGTACCGGGCGCCAGCTCGATATTGTCCTCGGCGAACAGCGAGAAGATCTGCGCCGCCGACGACGTGTCGCGCCCGCTGCTGGCCAGGCCGTCGACCGCGCCGCCTTCGCTGGTGCTCTGGGTGTTGGCGCTGGGGTCGTCGAGTTTCTGCTGCATCCACTCGCTGCCCAGGGTCAGGGTCTGGTCAAGGCCGACGCGCAGGGGCAAATTGACCTCGCCGTGGGCGGTGAGGTCGCGCAGCACCGCGGTGTAGAAGCTGGTATCGCTGAAAATGCCCTCGGTGCCGCCAGCCAGGCCCTCGTTGATGCGGCTGTTACGGGTTTTTTCGTATTGCAGGTAGGCCATGGAGCTGCCGAAGTCCCATTCGCCGCGATGGGTCAGCGAGTAGTTTTC
Protein-coding sequences here:
- a CDS encoding TonB-dependent siderophore receptor, encoding MSSRSLRPLVPFLLSSCYLLSCAVHAATESPENGQPPALVLQTQTIVATAKEETKQAPGVSVITAEDIQKRPPANDLSQIIRTMPGVNLTGNSTSGQRGNNRQIDIRGMGPENTLILVDGKPVGSRNSVRYGWRGERDSRGDTNWVPADQVERIEVIRGPAAARYGNGAAGGVINIITKQAGTETHGNATVYTSFPTHKDEGATKRMSFGLNGPLTENLSYRVYGNVAKTDADDWDINQGHESERTGNQAGTLPAGREGVRNKDLNGLLSWRLTPEQTVDIEAGFSRQGNLYTGDTQNTNSNANVKSMLGHETNRTYRENYSLTHRGEWDFGSSMAYLQYEKTRNSRINEGLAGGTEGIFSDTSFYTAVLRDLTAHGEVNLPLRVGLDQTLTLGSEWMQQKLDDPSANTQSTSEGGAVDGLASSGRDTSSAAQIFSLFAEDNIELAPGTMLTPGLRFDHHSIVGDNWSPSLNLSHALSQTLTLKAGIARAYKAPNLYQLNPDYLLYSRGQGCYGQTTSCYLQGNENLKAETSINKELGLEYKANGWVAGLTYFRNDYKNKVESGLAPVDQASGGSGSNANAAVYQWENVPKALVEGLEGTLTIPLATQLTWNNNFTYMLQSKNKETGDYLSVTPRFTLNSMLDWQASEDLSLQASVAWYGKQTPKKYDYHGDRVTGSANNQLSPYAIAGVSGTYAITRNLSLTAGVDNLFDKRLYREGNAQGVNNIAGAGAATYNEPGRTLYTSLTASF
- a CDS encoding alpha/beta hydrolase, with translation MRPFTRPLAWAFAMLLPGLAPQAQPAPDQPMDSQLLQRQDLSYRFSSLQLDSADGQRHYQLWIGQPRHPAPKDGYPVLWMLDGNAAIGALDAEQLKRLEPSRAPLLVAIGYQTPLRIERNARTFDYTPRVAGVATQQDPLTGQPSGGADAFLDLLRQRIRPAVAAQVPINTREQTLWGHSYGGLLVLQALFKQPGEFRHYAAASPSLWWGEQAILAQTRGLEQRLHGQQAQLLLMRGSAEPTSPRGPADPHADRLARQLVTDLQGLPGLTLKYHSFDGLSHGQTLAASLGYVLKTLYSRDTPAP